In Methanofervidicoccus sp. A16, the sequence TATTACAAAGAGAGGATCCTTCTCCCTGTAGGTAACCATATAGGCGATATCTCCCATAAATCTTACTCCATAGATTCTCTTTCCCTTAGAGAGACCTGTAAGTTTTCCATACACCTCTAAATCCTTAAGTACATAGATGTTGTTGGTACTCCTATCCCTGTACTGCCAGTAATCTCCTATTGTAGTGGCAACTCTTAGGTATCCCTTGTACTCATCCATGGCGTAGGAGTTTATAAGTCTTCCAGGGACACTACCACTTTTAACATCGAAGGTGTCTATGTCTATACCTACTATACCTGTTTTCTCAAAATCCTCCCAGTGTTCCTCTAAGTATTTGTTGAAATCCTTTTCCATAGTATTCATTAGGTTCAGAGCGTCCTCTCTCTTCAGGGTCTTTAAATAATTACTTATTACCCTGTTAACTTCCAGAAACTTTGCCTCATCACCGAAGTACTGGGAGTTTATTATATTTTTAAGCAGATCTCTAATATCCTCTGGGAAGTATTTATCTAGATTCTCCTCTATGAACTGTAGGTATATCCTCTCAATATTGGGCTCTAGATGATAGGCAAGGTATATTTTATTCTTTGACATGTAAACAACTGTACTTCCAGAACCTGGTAGGGCAACAACGTTGGAGATGTTCCCATCCTCTACATCTATGGCTGATACTATATAGGAGCCTTCGAAGTTGTGGGATACTGTAGAGGGTAGGACAGGGAGGTAGTAATTTCTAATCTTCATATCTCTCCATGGGAGGGGATACTCTATATCTCCCTTCAGTACTACGAGGTATAGTTTTCCTCTGTACAGCCTAGAATCCACATAGGTACCATTTATATCCATCTTCCACTTTAATTTTGGATCCTTAGGAGAGGTTATGTTATAACTTAGTATCCTATCTCTCTCTATAATTATCAAGGTATCGTTGTAGAGGTAGAGAATACCTCCGTGGGATATATTACCTACTACCCCTGCAGATTCTGGAGGGAAAGCCTCTATAATATAAG encodes:
- a CDS encoding beta-propeller domain-containing protein translates to MKKYLISFTTILIFLLSLSGCFQKPGIDKLEDREFKVVPADENNFKDFVRRLDSGRYSNFYNYNIPITADRSYASVTLETTTYKEKTITEEAHVTVERYSKTNVQVIGIDEGDIVKTDGRYIYFSPESDVRIMYYKYPYWTGSTYIIEAFPPESAGVVGNISHGGILYLYNDTLIIIERDRILSYNITSPKDPKLKWKMDINGTYVDSRLYRGKLYLVVLKGDIEYPLPWRDMKIRNYYLPVLPSTVSHNFEGSYIVSAIDVEDGNISNVVALPGSGSTVVYMSKNKIYLAYHLEPNIERIYLQFIEENLDKYFPEDIRDLLKNIINSQYFGDEAKFLEVNRVISNYLKTLKREDALNLMNTMEKDFNKYLEEHWEDFEKTGIVGIDIDTFDVKSGSVPGRLINSYAMDEYKGYLRVATTIGDYWQYRDRSTNNIYVLKDLEVYGKLTGLSKGKRIYGVRFMGDIAYMVTYREKDPLFVIDLSDPKNPKLLGELKIPGYSTYLHPVDENRLIGVGKDDDGRLKVSLFNVENKTKPIKVDKYVLPQYWSPALYNPHAFLWDKDNKVLVIPGGNSCYIFRIEDDKISLEMEDIHKGRVLRSLYINQYLYTISNSEIHIIDMRDWEVVKKLVI